In Hyphomicrobiaceae bacterium, the following are encoded in one genomic region:
- the ftsE gene encoding cell division ATP-binding protein FtsE, with protein MIRLSNVALKYDRGPEVLTDVNFHLRPGSFHFLHGESGAGKTSLLRLMFMSLHPTRGHLHMFNDDVSQVNAQKRAQLRRRIGIVFQDFRLLDHLTVWENVALPLRVIGKKASDYREDVTDLLQWVGLGDRMYANPSVLSGGEKQRAAIARAVIGKPEVLLADEPTGNVDPQMARRLLRLFVELNRLGTSVVIATHDHQLMRQFKAPRIEVHRGHVRII; from the coding sequence GTGATTCGTCTTTCTAACGTCGCCTTAAAATACGACCGGGGTCCGGAGGTTCTCACGGACGTAAACTTCCACCTGCGCCCAGGGTCGTTCCACTTTCTGCACGGTGAAAGCGGCGCGGGAAAGACCTCTCTTCTGCGCTTGATGTTCATGTCCCTGCATCCTACGCGCGGCCATCTTCATATGTTTAACGACGACGTTTCGCAGGTGAATGCGCAGAAGCGTGCACAGTTGCGACGACGCATCGGCATCGTATTTCAGGATTTCCGGCTGCTGGACCATTTGACAGTTTGGGAAAACGTCGCACTTCCGTTGCGGGTGATCGGTAAGAAGGCCTCCGACTACCGCGAAGATGTGACGGACCTATTGCAGTGGGTCGGCCTGGGCGATCGCATGTATGCTAATCCCTCTGTTCTGTCAGGCGGCGAAAAGCAGCGCGCGGCCATCGCCCGCGCTGTCATCGGCAAGCCTGAGGTTCTTCTTGCTGACGAACCTACCGGCAACGTCGATCCGCAGATGGCTCGTCGTCTGCTACGTCTGTTCGTAGAGCTGAACAGGCTCGGCACATCGGTCGTCATCGCGACCCACGATCATCAACTCATGCGGCAGTTCAAAGCGCCGCGCATAGAGGTACACAGAGGCCATGTCCGGATCATATGA
- a CDS encoding lysophospholipid acyltransferase family protein — MAEDASMRTAGGPRTASVGVVVRSAIFAVVYYIVTALFLVLGSWLLFAPRSWAMKGLETHARTCTWLLRVICGTKLEVRGRENLPKGACLVVSKHQSMWDTFALIPLLHDPAVVLKDELKYIPFYGWFCIKFQHILVKRDRAAAALKTMLADAKDRATAGRHILIFPEGTRAAPGAPGDYKPGYVALYEGLNLPAVPLALNSGLFWPRRSNMRYPGTIVVEFLEPLPAGMPRKSFRAKIEAELEAASQRLIAEAANAPDPPPIPVPAPATSRS; from the coding sequence ATGGCTGAAGATGCATCTATGCGAACAGCCGGCGGACCAAGGACGGCCAGCGTCGGTGTGGTCGTCCGCTCGGCCATTTTTGCCGTCGTCTACTATATCGTGACCGCGCTCTTCCTGGTGCTCGGTTCGTGGCTGCTGTTTGCGCCACGGTCATGGGCAATGAAAGGATTAGAGACCCACGCGCGCACGTGCACGTGGTTGCTTCGCGTCATCTGCGGCACGAAACTGGAAGTACGAGGCCGCGAAAACCTACCCAAAGGCGCCTGCCTCGTCGTCTCAAAGCATCAGTCGATGTGGGACACCTTCGCCCTTATTCCGTTGCTTCACGATCCCGCTGTCGTGCTCAAGGACGAGCTTAAGTACATTCCGTTCTATGGTTGGTTTTGCATCAAGTTCCAGCACATCTTGGTCAAGCGGGACCGTGCAGCCGCCGCACTAAAGACCATGCTGGCCGATGCCAAGGATCGGGCAACGGCGGGACGGCACATCCTGATCTTTCCGGAAGGCACACGCGCTGCACCTGGCGCACCTGGGGACTACAAACCCGGCTACGTCGCATTGTATGAAGGCTTGAACCTTCCTGCCGTGCCCCTGGCTTTGAATTCGGGGCTGTTCTGGCCACGCCGTTCCAACATGCGCTATCCCGGCACGATCGTGGTCGAGTTCCTTGAACCGCTTCCCGCCGGGATGCCGCGCAAGTCGTTCCGGGCGAAGATCGAGGCCGAGTTGGAGGCCGCTTCACAGAGGCTTATCGCAGAGGCCGCAAACGCGCCCGATCCGCCCCCCATTCCGGTGCCCGCCCCGGCGACGTCTCGAAGTTAG
- a CDS encoding YdcF family protein, which translates to MRLIGRSIVVLSAFAACALVFGFMLFATSVMREQPTAATLANADGIVVLTGAAARISAGAELLKQGHGKRLLISGVNRITTKNDVERLSGLDHKSFICCVDLGYEALDTVGNADEARTWANANGYRKLIVVTSSYHMPRALAEFALAMPNAEFIPHTVTPKDFPESGWWLSVRTTRYLLSEYLKYLPAAARLATQRAMGWGQTHSVALQPSDLQLPDRRDG; encoded by the coding sequence ATGCGGCTTATCGGGCGCAGCATCGTCGTATTGTCGGCGTTTGCCGCCTGCGCGCTCGTGTTCGGCTTCATGCTGTTCGCCACCTCAGTCATGCGTGAGCAGCCCACCGCGGCTACATTGGCGAACGCAGACGGCATTGTGGTGCTGACGGGGGCTGCGGCGCGTATTTCGGCAGGTGCCGAGCTTCTGAAGCAGGGCCACGGCAAGCGATTACTGATTTCCGGCGTTAATCGTATTACGACCAAGAATGACGTGGAGCGGCTGTCAGGGCTCGACCACAAGAGCTTCATCTGCTGCGTGGACTTGGGGTACGAGGCGCTCGATACGGTTGGCAATGCGGACGAAGCCCGAACATGGGCCAACGCCAACGGCTATCGCAAGCTTATCGTTGTCACTTCGAGCTATCACATGCCACGCGCGCTCGCCGAATTCGCGCTGGCAATGCCGAATGCGGAGTTCATCCCCCATACCGTGACACCAAAGGACTTTCCTGAATCCGGTTGGTGGTTAAGCGTGCGCACCACGCGGTATCTGCTGTCGGAATACCTGAAATACCTGCCCGCAGCGGCGCGGCTGGCGACGCAGCGCGCCATGGGTTGGGGTCAGACACATTCCGTAGCCTTGCAGCCGTCGGATCTCCAATTGCCGGATCGACGCGATGGCTGA
- the hpt gene encoding hypoxanthine phosphoribosyltransferase, whose product MTRNQGTDGIEIMFSGSQIAERLDVLAAEIAARKIPGLLVVPVLKGSFVFAADLIRALHRAGLAPEVDFLTLSSYKKSRVSSGQVTILRDLDLDVEGRTVLIIDDVLDSGRTLAFAKDLISARGARQILTCVLLDKKVPRAVNIKADFSAFECPDTFVVGYGMDVAHRYRELPFVGRLPD is encoded by the coding sequence ATGACTAGAAATCAAGGCACTGACGGCATCGAAATCATGTTCTCGGGAAGCCAGATCGCTGAACGGCTGGATGTCCTGGCAGCGGAGATAGCGGCCCGCAAAATCCCCGGCCTCTTGGTGGTTCCGGTCCTCAAGGGATCCTTCGTTTTTGCCGCTGATCTCATCCGTGCCCTGCACCGCGCTGGTCTGGCGCCCGAAGTCGATTTTCTCACGCTATCAAGCTATAAGAAGAGCCGCGTCTCATCGGGGCAGGTAACGATACTGCGTGATCTCGACCTCGACGTTGAAGGACGTACTGTGCTCATCATCGATGACGTGCTCGATAGCGGCCGCACGCTGGCTTTCGCCAAGGATCTGATAAGTGCGCGCGGCGCTCGCCAGATTCTGACCTGCGTGCTGCTCGACAAGAAGGTGCCCCGGGCCGTTAACATCAAGGCCGATTTCAGCGCCTTTGAATGTCCCGATACATTTGTGGTCGGCTACGGCATGGATGTGGCCCACCGGTACCGCGAGCTGCCGTTCGTGGGTCGGCTGCCTGACTGA
- a CDS encoding RlmE family RNA methyltransferase, translating into MRKGGSKDAGKGPGGGQRQLRQTLKHARRHSSSSQRWLERQLNDPYVAAAKREGMRSRAAYKLKEIDDKHHILKPGQRVVDLGSAPGGWSQIAANKVKSPEGHGQVVAIDYLSVDPIPGVDFVQLDFTDPGAENKLKSMLKGGGADIVLSDMAAPTVGHTKTDHLRIMALAESAAAFACDILAPGGAFLCKVFQGGTERDLLDLLKRNFAVVKHIKPPASRSDSAELYVLATGFRGPPA; encoded by the coding sequence ATGAGGAAAGGCGGTTCAAAAGACGCTGGCAAAGGGCCAGGCGGCGGACAACGCCAGCTTCGCCAGACGCTCAAACACGCGCGCCGTCATTCGTCCTCGTCTCAACGCTGGTTGGAGCGCCAGCTCAACGATCCTTATGTGGCCGCCGCCAAACGCGAAGGTATGCGCTCGCGTGCGGCCTACAAACTCAAGGAAATCGACGACAAGCATCACATCCTTAAACCGGGCCAGCGAGTCGTCGATCTTGGTTCTGCTCCCGGCGGCTGGAGCCAGATTGCGGCCAACAAGGTCAAGTCACCCGAAGGTCATGGCCAGGTCGTAGCCATCGACTATCTCAGCGTCGATCCAATCCCGGGCGTCGACTTCGTGCAACTGGACTTCACTGATCCGGGCGCCGAGAACAAACTCAAGTCGATGCTCAAGGGCGGTGGCGCCGACATCGTTCTATCCGACATGGCCGCGCCTACTGTCGGCCACACCAAGACTGACCATCTGCGCATAATGGCGCTCGCAGAATCGGCCGCCGCATTCGCTTGCGATATCCTTGCGCCCGGCGGCGCGTTCCTCTGCAAGGTGTTTCAAGGCGGTACGGAACGCGATTTGCTCGATTTGCTGAAACGGAATTTCGCAGTCGTCAAACATATCAAACCACCCGCCAGCCGCTCCGATAGCGCGGAGCTTTACGTTCTGGCCACCGGCTTCCGCGGCCCGCCCGCCTGA
- a CDS encoding response regulator — translation MATILLADDDAAVRELVKRALTLDGHTVLVTQDGSEALEVFSANAASVDVLVSDVDMPGLDGVSLAMKAQKAKPAIAVVLMSGFSDQLDRARDLSQTRLTSITKPFTLDQIKQAVRAVSR, via the coding sequence ATGGCCACCATCTTGCTTGCCGACGACGATGCGGCAGTCCGCGAACTTGTGAAGCGCGCGTTGACGCTCGATGGGCACACCGTCTTGGTCACCCAGGACGGCAGCGAGGCGCTCGAAGTGTTTAGCGCCAACGCCGCTTCCGTCGATGTTCTCGTGAGCGATGTGGATATGCCCGGCCTCGACGGCGTCAGTCTGGCCATGAAGGCGCAAAAGGCCAAGCCCGCGATTGCCGTGGTGTTGATGTCCGGATTTTCCGATCAGCTCGATCGCGCCAGAGACCTGTCACAGACACGTCTGACTTCGATCACCAAGCCATTCACTCTTGACCAAATCAAACAAGCAGTGCGTGCCGTTTCGCGTTAA
- a CDS encoding Ppx/GppA phosphatase family protein codes for MKDKCANPQAPNGAEGSIAGQPTPPFSAADEADTSARSTVSVSETTATSAPCALGHEEKNHNRLSSGRPAADFDRTAPRGSHAPTVNKLTPPSQTSASPGYRQPRHGHSIHVHDHSNGTVYGALDLGTNNCRLLLARPSRRGFRVVDAFSRIIRLGEGVANSGKLSEPAMSRTLDALKICAAKLDRHRVTRARFVATEACRIAQNGMEFIDRVRKLCGLEIEVLNPELEARLAVSGCSSLIDCSVDYVLVFDIGGGSSEIIWLDLTREGARRRGPGGRIAADSSIAAWTSLPVGVVTLAERFDGRNVTFDDFEAMVSAVSELLAPFEAHHRFAERLEGRGVHFLGTSGTVTTIAGILLNLPRYDRNKVDGCWLAVPDIFSVTQNLLAKSYAERIAEPCIGRERADLVLAGCAILEAVLRMWPAQRLRVADRGLREGILTTLMQEDGVWRQGRRRRRQRSN; via the coding sequence GTGAAAGACAAATGTGCCAACCCGCAAGCGCCCAACGGCGCAGAGGGCTCAATAGCAGGTCAGCCAACGCCGCCTTTCTCAGCGGCGGACGAGGCAGACACGAGCGCTCGATCCACCGTTTCCGTATCTGAAACAACCGCGACATCAGCACCTTGCGCCCTCGGGCATGAGGAAAAGAACCATAACCGTCTATCGAGCGGCCGCCCGGCCGCAGACTTCGACAGGACTGCGCCGCGCGGCTCTCACGCCCCGACGGTCAACAAGCTTACGCCGCCATCGCAAACAAGCGCCTCGCCCGGATATCGCCAACCCCGTCATGGTCACAGCATTCACGTGCATGACCATTCCAACGGCACCGTCTATGGCGCGCTTGATCTCGGCACCAACAACTGCCGCCTGCTACTCGCCCGCCCATCGCGACGCGGCTTTCGCGTCGTGGATGCCTTTTCTCGCATCATTCGCCTCGGCGAGGGCGTAGCCAACAGCGGAAAGCTATCCGAGCCGGCAATGTCGCGCACCCTTGATGCTCTCAAGATCTGCGCTGCAAAACTCGACCGCCACCGCGTTACACGTGCTCGCTTCGTCGCCACGGAAGCCTGCCGCATCGCGCAAAACGGTATGGAGTTCATCGACCGCGTGCGTAAACTTTGCGGCTTGGAGATTGAGGTTTTGAACCCCGAACTCGAAGCGCGCCTCGCTGTGTCGGGATGTTCCTCGCTCATCGATTGCTCGGTCGACTATGTGCTTGTGTTCGACATCGGTGGAGGTTCGTCAGAAATCATTTGGCTGGACTTGACGCGAGAAGGTGCGCGCAGACGCGGTCCCGGTGGACGCATTGCGGCCGATTCATCTATCGCTGCCTGGACGTCCCTGCCGGTTGGCGTCGTAACGTTGGCCGAACGGTTCGATGGCCGCAACGTGACCTTCGACGACTTCGAAGCGATGGTCTCTGCCGTTTCCGAACTTCTAGCGCCTTTCGAGGCGCACCACCGCTTCGCTGAGCGCCTGGAGGGTCGTGGTGTTCACTTTCTGGGAACCTCCGGAACGGTTACGACCATAGCTGGCATCTTGCTGAATCTGCCTCGCTACGACCGCAACAAGGTCGATGGATGCTGGCTCGCGGTGCCCGATATTTTCTCGGTGACGCAAAACCTACTTGCCAAGAGCTACGCAGAGCGCATCGCAGAACCCTGCATCGGGCGCGAACGCGCTGATCTGGTACTGGCGGGATGTGCTATTCTTGAAGCCGTTTTGCGCATGTGGCCGGCCCAGCGCCTGCGCGTCGCCGACCGGGGACTGCGCGAAGGCATCCTGACTACGTTGATGCAGGAAGATGGCGTCTGGCGTCAGGGGCGCCGCCGGCGGCGGCAGCGCAGCAACTAG
- a CDS encoding M15 family metallopeptidase, whose protein sequence is MAFRLLASGGIAAGEVSSSLTAQEQLKLATDRLPRGYPGIVKSVENGEVIFGDGARLPLGVGNRPKSFQQWLSHPDILDMFALEYPESPLTAPPPANFDPGRARNAAFFKKVYGDCAKGAVTPTLVAVNWLPKKAGQMLKVTSINGVARQLEAVSAELDALPADFDVFLYPAAGTYNCRDIAGTTTPSAHGYGIAIDIAVQRASYWRWSGAKGDTAPAWRNEVPMEIVRVFEKHGFIWGGKWNHFDTMHFEYRPELLPPSEGPALRSGAQK, encoded by the coding sequence TTGGCGTTCAGGCTTCTAGCCAGTGGCGGCATTGCTGCCGGCGAAGTTTCGAGTTCGCTTACGGCCCAAGAGCAATTGAAACTTGCGACGGACCGGCTCCCGCGCGGGTATCCAGGCATCGTTAAGAGTGTGGAGAACGGCGAGGTCATCTTTGGAGACGGTGCGCGTCTCCCGCTTGGGGTTGGCAATCGTCCAAAGTCATTTCAGCAGTGGCTCAGCCATCCCGACATTCTCGACATGTTTGCCCTCGAATACCCAGAGAGTCCGCTGACTGCGCCTCCCCCTGCAAATTTCGATCCTGGACGAGCGCGAAACGCTGCCTTCTTCAAGAAGGTTTATGGAGACTGCGCTAAGGGCGCGGTTACTCCGACTCTTGTTGCGGTCAACTGGCTTCCCAAGAAAGCTGGGCAGATGTTGAAGGTCACTTCGATCAACGGCGTGGCAAGACAGCTTGAAGCCGTGTCAGCAGAACTCGATGCGCTCCCCGCCGACTTTGATGTCTTCCTTTATCCCGCGGCGGGCACGTACAACTGTCGCGACATTGCGGGGACAACAACGCCTTCAGCGCATGGCTACGGCATCGCCATCGACATCGCCGTACAACGTGCAAGCTATTGGCGCTGGAGTGGCGCCAAGGGCGACACCGCTCCAGCCTGGCGCAACGAGGTGCCAATGGAGATCGTTCGCGTGTTCGAGAAGCATGGCTTCATCTGGGGAGGCAAATGGAACCACTTCGACACGATGCATTTTGAATATAGGCCAGAGCTCCTGCCGCCTTCGGAGGGTCCCGCGTTACGTTCTGGCGCCCAAAAATAG
- a CDS encoding ABC transporter permease: MSGSYERLPGRTLPPGVAEIPGYGDPVTGLPTGTVRTAGALSIDSTRGYGAGEEPTREIYAPARDAKDRNKKLKSTAPVVPPGSVTGRSLTLVIAIMCFLACLTAGAVWMIKQSADAWLKDIASEVTVQVEPIENGDVEKVLLNVVAYLQRQRGIISARPLSLEESASLLEPWLGSTEALKALPVPRLIAVEVDRYNPPDLSDVGSSLQREFKGVSLDDHRRWQQQIRAVTGSFAIGGIGIFLLVAAATTAVIVSATKSAMASNRDIVEVLHFVGATDKFIAREFEKHFLRLGIKAGIVGALAAMAVFLTMPAIMELLGGGAVSAVEMQRLIGTGSLDPAGYALLGLVVVIIAGLCMITSRVGVFRILNGQH, encoded by the coding sequence ATGTCCGGATCATATGAACGCCTCCCCGGGCGGACGTTGCCGCCAGGTGTGGCGGAGATTCCGGGTTATGGAGATCCGGTGACCGGACTACCAACCGGGACGGTACGCACGGCAGGAGCCTTGAGCATCGACAGCACGCGCGGCTATGGCGCGGGAGAAGAACCTACGCGCGAAATCTACGCGCCCGCACGTGATGCGAAAGACCGCAACAAAAAGCTGAAATCGACGGCGCCTGTAGTGCCGCCCGGCTCCGTTACGGGCCGCTCTCTGACGCTCGTGATCGCGATCATGTGCTTCCTCGCATGTCTGACGGCCGGTGCCGTGTGGATGATCAAGCAATCTGCGGACGCGTGGCTCAAGGACATCGCGAGTGAAGTCACCGTCCAGGTCGAGCCGATTGAAAACGGCGATGTAGAAAAAGTCCTCCTCAACGTCGTCGCCTATCTGCAGCGTCAGCGCGGCATCATCTCCGCAAGACCCCTGAGCCTTGAGGAATCGGCAAGTCTGCTGGAGCCGTGGCTCGGTTCGACCGAGGCCCTCAAAGCGCTGCCCGTGCCACGCCTGATCGCAGTCGAGGTTGACCGTTACAATCCGCCCGATCTCTCTGACGTTGGCTCATCATTGCAGCGCGAGTTCAAGGGCGTTTCGCTGGACGATCATCGCCGCTGGCAACAACAGATCCGCGCTGTGACAGGTTCCTTCGCAATCGGCGGCATCGGTATTTTCCTGCTGGTGGCGGCCGCAACAACCGCCGTCATCGTTTCTGCAACCAAAAGTGCAATGGCCTCAAACCGCGACATCGTCGAGGTTCTGCATTTTGTGGGAGCGACCGACAAGTTCATCGCTCGTGAATTCGAGAAGCACTTCCTGCGGCTCGGGATCAAGGCTGGCATCGTTGGCGCGTTGGCGGCGATGGCCGTGTTTCTGACCATGCCCGCGATCATGGAATTACTGGGCGGCGGGGCGGTGAGCGCCGTCGAAATGCAGCGTCTTATCGGCACCGGATCGCTCGACCCAGCCGGATATGCACTGCTGGGGCTCGTGGTCGTTATCATCGCCGGGCTGTGCATGATAACATCACGCGTCGGCGTGTTTCGGATCCTGAACGGTCAGCACTGA